The window CGACTGCGGCACGACACGCGTTGCCTATAATTCCTGCCGCAATCGGCACTGTCCGAAGTGTCAGGGGAGAGCCCGAGCCGCGTGGCTCGCCGCGCGTCAAGCCGACCTGCTTCCGGTTCCCTATTTCCACGTCGTCTTTACACTTCCCGCACCGATCGCCGCGATCGCTTTCCAGAACAAGGCCGTCGTCTATGCCATCCTGTTCAAGGCTGCCGCCGAGGCGATGACGACGCTCGCCGCCAATCCACGCCGGCTCGGCGGTGCGATCGGCGGCGTCGCCGTCCTCCACACCTGGGGACAGACGCTGATGCATCATCCCCACGTCCATTGCGTCGTTCCGGGTGGCGGCCTCTCGCCCGATGGCGCGCGCTGGACCGCTTGCCGACCGAACTTCTTCCTGGCCGTCAAACCGTTGTCCAGACTATTTCGCACACTTTTTCTCAAACGTCTGTCGGCAGCCTTCAACTCCGGTGCCTTGCGTTTCTTCGGCGATCTCGGAGCTCTGGCCGAGCCGGCTGCCTTTGCGGCCCACCTCGACGCCATGCGACGCATCAACTGGGTTGTTTACGCCAAACGGCCCTTCGGCGGACCCGCACAGGTCCTGGCCTATCTCGGCCGCTACACCCATCGCGTCGCGATCGCCAACAGCCGGCTCGTCGCACTCGACGACGATCATGTCGCCTTCTCATGGAAGGACTATCGCCAAAACAGCGCGACAAAGATCATGAATCTCAAGCCCGATGAGTTCATTCGCCGTTTCCTGCTTCATACGCTGCCTGACGGCTTCCACCGCATCCGCCACTTCGGCTTCATGGCCAACCGCCATCGCGCTGCCAAGCTCGCCCTTTGCCGCGAACTTCTCGATCATGAGCGAACAGCCCCAAACGATGGCCAGCCGTCGCCTGTGGATTCGGAGGCTCAAACCCGGGCCGAGGTTCCTGCCTGTCCCGATTGTGGTGGCGTCATGCGCATCATTGAGCGCTTTCGACATAGCTTCAGACGCCCCAGCCCTCGAACATCACCGTTCCGATGCGACACATCGTGAGCCAAGTCATGTCGTGCACGACGATCATCATTCGTCATTTCGCTCCCAGCGTCTCGATCATCGCGGACGATGTCGAATCCGTGCTGTCACACTGCGCGACAACAACCGTCCGATGCAGCAAAAGGCCTATCGCGATCTCAGGCGAAGCGCGTCTGATCTCAACTCTTCCAGGATGCGCACTCCTGTGTCTCTGCCTCACGCGCCGAGCCAGCAGATCGGGCATGGCGATCTCGAACAATCCCCATAGCTGCAAAACCGCGAATAGCCTCCCGCGCCTTCGTTCAATCCGGCTTCAATGAGGTCGCGTCATAAGCGCCTGCCGCGCCCTCGCGTGAGCGCGACCTCACAGAACCCTCCAGATTCCCTTGTGAGGCAAATCGTGATTCACCCTGAGGGCTGGTGATGGAGGCCAGCCCCCATGGCTAAGCCGCTCTCGCCGGACCTTCGCCTTCGCATTATTCGGGCTGTGGAAGAGGAAGGCATGAGCTGTCGGGGCGCCGCCGGCCGGTTCGGCGTAGCGCCATCGACAGCGATCGAACTGGTCAACGAATGGCGCAGCACCGGCGCTTGTGAGGCGGGAGCGCAGGGCGGAGACAGACGTTCAGCTCGGATCGAGGGTCATGCTGCGGAGATCCTCTCCCTGGTCAAGGCTACGCCTGACATGACGCTGGCCGAGATCGCTGACCATCTCCTCAAAGTCCACGGCGAGCGTTTCGTGCCGAGCGTGGTCTGGCGATTCTTCGATCGCCGCAACATCACGTTCAAAAAAAACATCGCACGCCAGCGAGCAGGATCGGCCGGACGTGGCCGCTGAACGCGCGGCGTGGAAGGCATCTCAGCCTGAGATCGGCATCCATCGGTTGGTGTTTATCGACGAGACGGGAGCCTCGACCAAGATGGCGCGGCGCTATGGCCGCTCGCCGTACGGCCAGCGCTGTGTCGCAGCGCTCCCGCATGGTCATTGGAAGACGACGACCTTCGTCGGCGCGCTCAGAGCGACCGGCATGACTGCGCCGATGGTCCTTGACGGTCCCATGGATGGTCTGGCGTTCGAGGCTTACGTGACGCAAGTCCTCGTGCCGACACTCAGGCCCGGCGACATCGTGGTGATGGACAATCTCGCAGCACACAAGCGCGCCGAGGTCGGCATCGCAATCGATGCCGTGGGCGCCCAGCTCCTCTATTTGCCGCCTTATTCGCCCGACCTCAATCCGATCGAAATGGCCTTCGCCAAGCTCAAAGCCGCACTTCGAAAGGCCGCCGCCAGATCAATCGAGGCTTTGGACAACGCTATTGCCACCGCCCTGACCGCCTTCACCGCCCAAGAGTGCCTGAACTTCTTCGCCGCAGCCGGTTATGACCGTGTCTGATCAGAATCTGCTCTAGAGCGCGCTCCGGATCATCTTGGATGAAGCCATGAGCTCTCGGATTGCGCAGCCCGGAAACCGCGCCCGAAAACATGTACATGAACCCCTTCTGTTCATCCTTGTCAGATTGATCCACAAGGTCATTGAATCTCAGGACCGGGTTCGATGGACTGAAAGCACGCTCCATTAGAGTCGTTCCGTCCTGCTCTAGTCCACTACGTAGCCGAACCAATCCATTTAGCGCCTTGACTGCCGCCTCTACGGAATTTGCGTAGTGACCATCTTGGTAGAGCGACGAAGACGCGCGCGCTATTTCGGGGTGCAGGTCAAGACCGGCGTACGCCCGAAGGGTGCGAGACGCCGTGTCGCCATCATCCCCTCCTGCCTGCTCTTCAAGAGTCTCAAGCAACGTCTTCAGCGTTGTAACACCCCTACTGACCTTTCTCTTCACGGTTTCTAGGTTACCTCGGATCGAGGCATCCATTCCTCCATGGTAGATCACGAAAACCGGTCGGAACGTTTCTATTGAGTACTCCTCATACTCGACAGCATTCACACCATAGATGTCGCGAAGAGTCGCATTGATCTTCTGGACATGACTATCCAAGATATCGCCACCCGTTTCATTGTCGAGTTGATTTGGGTCGAGAGCGACCAACTCCTGAAGTCGCCGACGAACCTTCGGGATCGCGGCTTGAACTTGAGAGATCGAAAGAGAAGCTGACTTTTTCTCAGATATCGGTTTGCGCGCCATAATGGCATCCTAAAATTCTCAATCATTTGGCGGTCAATCGTAGTGATCGCTCTACGTAACAACCCATCGTTGAACCTGTCAAATTGTTGCGCCATCCCTCTGGCGCCGCGTCATTCTTCGCGGGTTCGTCAGCCGAAATCTGGCAACGCCCATCCTAACGACCGTTTTAGTCGACTACACAGCGGAGGCCGGGGTTGCGCCGGCCGATTATGAATGGGCTAAGCTGGCCGGCCAACAGCGGCCGCCGCCTGCACGGTGCTACCCGCTCCCGCCCGAAACTCAATCTCCTCATATTCCCCCGCCGCCACGCCGTTGATGATCCCCAAAAACTTCGGCGTACCGCCGTTGTAGACGAAGTACCGCACGGTGCCCTCTTCATGCCCCGCGACGTTGGAGTTGTAGCCGGTGAACCACGACTTGGCTTTGCGCATCAGCATGATCTCGTACATCTTGGCGACGTGCGCGGTCCAGCGCTGCTGCGCCTCCAGCGTGGCGTCGGCGCGCGTGTAGCCGCGGTCCCACATGTATTGCAGGAGGTTGGTGCACCAGTTGACGCCGTTCTCGATGCCGCGCGGAAAGTTCGTCGAGGCAGAGGCGCTTTGCGGCCCGGTCGGCATCAAGAGGTTCGGGAAGCCGTGGACCATCATGCCGAGGAAGGTCGATGGCGCCTGCTTCCATTTGTCGGCGAGCTTCGCGCCGCCGATGCCGGTGATGTCGATCAAATCGTAGGCGCCGGTGATGGCATCGAAGCCGGTGGCGTAGACGATGATGTCGAAGTCGTAGTCGCGCGCCGTGGTGCGCAGGCCAGTCTCGGTGACGCGCACCAGCGGCGTCTCGCTGAGATCGACGAGATGCACATTGTCGCGATTGTAGGCCTCGAAATAGCTTGTCTCCAGCGGCAGGCGCTGCACGCCGAAGCCGTGATCTCTGGGGATCAGCTTCTCGGCGACCTTCGGATCCTTCACACGGCGGCGGATGCGGTCCGCGATATATTCCGACAGTTCGGCATTCGCGGCCTCGTCCATGAAGATCTCGCGGAAATTCGCGAGCCAAATGCCGAAGCCGGGCTCGTCGTAGAGCCTGTCCCACAGTGCCAGCCGCTCCTCGCGGCTCACCTCGTAGAAGCCGCGCTTGTCGGGACCGTGCACGAAGCTGCCGGGCGTCAGCGCGCAGGCGGCGAAGATCTCGTCATAGCGTGCGCGGATGTCGGCCATCTCCTCGTCGGAGATGTCGCTGTTGTTGAGCGGCGCGCTCCAGTTCGGCCGGCGCTGGAACACCGTGAGTTCGCCGACCTTGTCTGATATCTCGCCGATCAGCTGGATGCCGGTCGCGCCGGTGCCGATCACGGCGACCTTCTTGCCCGTGAGATCGACCGGCTCGTGCGGCCAGTAATAGGTGTGGAACGAGCGGCCCTTGAAGTCGTCGATGCCAGGCACGCGCGGCATGGTCGGCGCCGAGAGCAGGCCGATCCCCAGCACGACGAAGCGGCAGGTCAGCGCGCGGCCGTCGCTGATCCTGAGTTGCCAGAGGTCGCGCGTCTCGTCGAGCTGCATGGCCTCGACCTTGCAGTTGAACTGCATGTGCCTGCGCAGGTCGAACTTGTCGGCGACGTAGTTCAGATAGCGCAGATTCTCGGGCTGGCCGGAGAAGCGCTCCTTCCAGTGCCACTCGTCGAGCAGCTCGCGCGAGAACGAGAAGCCGTAGGTGTAGCTCTCGGAATCGAAGCGGCAGCCCGGATAGCGGTTCCAGTACCAGGTCCCGCCGAGATCGGGCGCGGCTTCCAGCACGGTTGCGTCGATGCCGAGATCGGCGAGCCGCTTGATCTGGTAGATGCCGGCGACGCCGGCGCCGACCACGATCACCTCGTAATGGGTTTTCGCCTCTCCCGTCATGTCCGCTCCCAAATTCTTCTTGATCTGTTTGGGTCGATTACAGACCCTTTTGCCTGATCAGGCAACCGCTCGTCCGCGGGCACAACTTGCGTTGAGGCGCTGCCTGCACCACATCGATCGTTGCAGTTCAACAAGCGGTAACCGGACGAGCAGCATGGCCGACAATCTCACCGGCGTCTGGGACGGCAGCTACGTTCAGCCAGGCGGCATGGTCACGTTCCTGGCGACGCTGATCGACGCCGGCGGCGCGCTCGGCGGCAGCGTGACCGAGCCTTGCATGGCGCAAGGCTGTCCGCTCCCCTCGCATAACGCCTCGCTGGCGGGTCAGCGCTCCGGCAGCGCGGTGTCGTTCGTCAAGCGCTACGAGCCGCGAGGCTACGGCTATGACACGGTGCACTATGAAGGCGCGGTCAATGCCGACGCGACCGAGATCGACGGCCGCTGGAGCATCCGCGGCACGGCGTACTCGGGAACGTTCCTGATGGTGCGTTCGAGCGGACCGTCGCAAGCGGTCACGACCGAAGACGAGATCAACGAGCCGGTGCGCTAGCGCGCAGCCGTACACCTTCGGAATCGACTATGCCCCAGCGCAGCGCCGGCTTGCTGATGTTTCGCCGCAGACGCGGCATCGCGGAAGTGCTGCTGGTGCATCCGGGCGGCCCGTTCTGGACGAAGAAGGATGATGCGGCCTGGTCGATCCCGAAGGGCCTCTATGAAGAAGGCGAAAATCCCCTGAGCGCCGCGAAACGCGAATTCGAGGAGGAGACGGGACAGCGGCCCGTCGGCACCTTCATCGAGCTCGGCGTGTTCAAGCAACCGAGCGGCAAGCATGTCAGCGCATGGGCGCTCGAGGGCGAATTCGACCTTGCAGCGTTCAAGAGCAACACGTTCGCGATGGAGTGGCCGCCACGATCGGGACGCCTCGCGGAATTCCCGGAGGCGGATCGCGCGGGCTGGTTTGCATTGAAGGAGGCGTTCAGGAAGATTACCAAGGGACAGCAGCCTGTCCTGAACAGCCTGATCGAGAAGCTCGGCCTGCCGAAACCCGATTTCAGCTAGGCAAGGTCGTCCATTACCCCCCGCTCCGATGCCCGACAACAATCTCCACCGCCTCCCCGATCAGCTCCGCGCCAATCTGCGGCTGGTGTTCGTCGGCACCGCGGCCAGCACGCGCTCGGCCACCGTCGGGCATTACTACGCGCATCCCCGCAACCGCTTCTGGCGCGCGCTGCATGAGGCCGGCATCACGCCGCGGCGCTATCGGCCGGATGAGTTCACCGCCCTGCTCGAGCTCGGCATCGGCTTCACCGATCTCTCCAAGACCGGCGCCGGGATGGATCATGAGATCGCGCGGGGCTCGTTCGATGTCGCGGGCTTCAGGACCAAGATCGAGATGGTTCGGCCGAACACCATCGCCTTCACCAGCAGGAAGGCGGCGAGCCTGTTTTACGACCGGCCGACCAGCGCGCTTGCGCTCGGCCGGCAGCCGGCCATAAATGGATTTCCTGACGTGTTCGTGTTGTCGTCGCCGTCAGGTGCGGCGTCCGGCCATTGGACGTTGCAGCCGTGGCGTGAGCTGGCGCAGTGGATCACGGAACCGTAGAAGGGTAGAGCGCAGCGAAACCCATCATCTCTCCCGCGGCTACGAAGTTGATGGGTTTCGCGGAGTTTATCATCGGGCCGCGCGTTGCGCGGACCCGTTGGCTCTACCCATCCTACGAAGCCCGCCCGTTACTCCTTCAACGTGATCGCAAGCCCGCTGAGGTCGACATTGGCCATCAGCCCGATCTGCTTGCCGCTCAATTCGAGCACCGCGCCGTTCTGGTTGGTCAAGAGGATGCCGCGCACACCGGCGCCGAGCGCAACGCCCATGCCGGCCGCGGCATAGACGCCGGCGATATCCTGGGCGCGGCGGATGTTGCGCACACGCCCCTGCAACGTGGTCTGGGAGCCGCCGAACACGAGGCCGTAGTCCAGCCCGCCGGCGGTGAGCCCGTAAGTCTGGCCGTGGAAGGTCAGGACGCCCTTGCCGGCGGAGCCGCCGAAGAACCAGCCGCCCTTGAAGATGACGAGCGTCACCGCGCCCTCGTCGGCCAGTGCAGCGGACGATCCGGTGAGCAGCGCCAGCGCGAACAGCACGGCGCGGGCGGCGGATGACAATCTCATGGGGGGTTCTCCGGACGAAGTGAAGCGAATCGCGGCAATCCAATCGGGCGGCGGCACGTCGAAATGCCGGCAAAACACGCGGGATTGCGCTTGTTCCTGTTATTGTGGAGTCTATCATCGGGCGTGTAGTCGCGCGACCATTGGCGCATGCGCCGCCACCGCTTTGCGCCATCGCTGAGGAGTTTGCGCAACAGGGACCCGCACCGATGCACGATTTCACCCCACTTTCCGGCCTCGCCGGCGGCGCACTGATTGGGCTTGCCGCCGCGCTGCTGATGCTACTGACCGGGCGAATCGCCGGCGTCACCGGCATCGTCGGCGGCCTGCTCCAGCCCGATACCGCCGACCGCGCCTGGCGCATCGCCTTTATTGCAGGGTTGATCGCGGCGCCCCTGATTGCGGCACTATTCGGCGCGCCGCTGCCGCGGCCGGCGATGAATGCGAGCCTCGTGGTGATCGCGATCGCGGGCCTTCTGGTCGGGTTCGGCACAAGGATGGGCAATGGCTGCACCTCCGGCCATGGCGTCTGCGGCTTCGCGCGGCTGTCCAGCCGCTCGATCGTGGCCACGTTCATCTTCATGACGGCGGCGATCATCACGGTTGCCATCGTCAGGCACGGGATCGGAGGTTAGCGATGCGCGTTCTCGCAAGCTTCGTGTGCGGCCTGATCTTCGGCGCGGGCCTTTTGATCTCGGGCATGACCGATCCGCAGAAGGTGCTCGGCTTCCTCGACCTGTTCGGCGCATGGGATGCGACGCTTGCCTTCGTGATGGCGGGTGCGGTTGCGGTCGCGGCAACCGGCTTTGCGATCGCGCGGCAGCGCACCGCGCCTGCCTTCTCGGCGCGCTTCCTCTGGCCCGACCGCAACGACATCGATGCGCCGCTGGTTGGGGGCGCCGTGCTGTTCGGCATCGGCTGGGGCCTCGCCGGCATCTGCCCCGGGCCCGCACTGGTCAACCTTGCCGGGCTCTCGCTGCCGATCGTGGTGTTCGTCGTCGCGATGCTGGCAGGCATGATCGGCCAGAATCTCTTCGGCAAGAATCCCTGGCGCCGGCGTACGCTGGCGGCGAGCGCCGTCGACACCGCTTCCCTTCCCTCTCGCGCAGACGGGTGACCCATGACTGAGATCAAGCACTTCCCTCCTCCGCCCGGCGTCACGGCGCCGCCGCTCTCGTTCGGCGCCCGCGTCGGCGATCTCTTGTTCATCTCGGGCATTCCCGGCTTCGACGCCAACCGCGAGCTGCCCGACGGCTTCGAGGCGCAGTTCGCCAATGTCGTCACCAATTTCCGGCGCGTGCTGACCGAGGCCGGCGCCACAATGCGCGATCTCGTCAAAGTCAACGTGCTGCTGACCCGCGCCTCTGACGTCGCGACGATGAACGTCCTCTATGCCGGCGCGTTCGGCCCCGCACCCTACCCCGCGCGCACCACCTGCGTCGTGGTGGCGCTGCCCAATCCGAAGATGCTGATCGAGATCGAGGGCGTGGCACACGTCAAGGGGTGAACCCCGCACTCTCAGTATCGTCCCGGCCTAGTGCGCAGTTGCGCACGGGGGGCCGGGACGACGATGTGAACAGAGCAGCGCGCTGTCCTCGGCGCGCGCCACGCTTCTTCAGTCAACCCTCAAAATAACGACC of the Bradyrhizobium quebecense genome contains:
- a CDS encoding IS91 family transposase, whose protein sequence is MTRSDIRSNRPAIEIADILCRHGDAYRRVHAGHLGRVERRVMSAIVACRTEALGGHMQACDDCGTTRVAYNSCRNRHCPKCQGRARAAWLAARQADLLPVPYFHVVFTLPAPIAAIAFQNKAVVYAILFKAAAEAMTTLAANPRRLGGAIGGVAVLHTWGQTLMHHPHVHCVVPGGGLSPDGARWTACRPNFFLAVKPLSRLFRTLFLKRLSAAFNSGALRFFGDLGALAEPAAFAAHLDAMRRINWVVYAKRPFGGPAQVLAYLGRYTHRVAIANSRLVALDDDHVAFSWKDYRQNSATKIMNLKPDEFIRRFLLHTLPDGFHRIRHFGFMANRHRAAKLALCRELLDHERTAPNDGQPSPVDSEAQTRAEVPACPDCGGVMRIIERFRHSFRRPSPRTSPFRCDTS
- a CDS encoding IS630 family transposase (programmed frameshift) is translated as MAKPLSPDLRLRIIRAVEEEGMSCRGAAGRFGVAPSTAIELVNEWRSTGACEAGAQGGDRRSARIEGHAAEILSLVKATPDMTLAEIADHLLKVHGERFVPSVVWRFFDRRNITRSKKTSHASEQDRPDVAAERAAWKASQPEIGIHRLVFIDETGASTKMARRYGRSPYGQRCVAALPHGHWKTTTFVGALRATGMTAPMVLDGPMDGLAFEAYVTQVLVPTLRPGDIVVMDNLAAHKRAEVGIAIDAVGAQLLYLPPYSPDLNPIEMAFAKLKAALRKAAARSIEALDNAIATALTAFTAQECLNFFAAAGYDRV
- a CDS encoding TIGR02391 family protein → MARKPISEKKSASLSISQVQAAIPKVRRRLQELVALDPNQLDNETGGDILDSHVQKINATLRDIYGVNAVEYEEYSIETFRPVFVIYHGGMDASIRGNLETVKRKVSRGVTTLKTLLETLEEQAGGDDGDTASRTLRAYAGLDLHPEIARASSSLYQDGHYANSVEAAVKALNGLVRLRSGLEQDGTTLMERAFSPSNPVLRFNDLVDQSDKDEQKGFMYMFSGAVSGLRNPRAHGFIQDDPERALEQILIRHGHNRLRRRSSGTLGR
- a CDS encoding flavin-containing monooxygenase, with translation MTGEAKTHYEVIVVGAGVAGIYQIKRLADLGIDATVLEAAPDLGGTWYWNRYPGCRFDSESYTYGFSFSRELLDEWHWKERFSGQPENLRYLNYVADKFDLRRHMQFNCKVEAMQLDETRDLWQLRISDGRALTCRFVVLGIGLLSAPTMPRVPGIDDFKGRSFHTYYWPHEPVDLTGKKVAVIGTGATGIQLIGEISDKVGELTVFQRRPNWSAPLNNSDISDEEMADIRARYDEIFAACALTPGSFVHGPDKRGFYEVSREERLALWDRLYDEPGFGIWLANFREIFMDEAANAELSEYIADRIRRRVKDPKVAEKLIPRDHGFGVQRLPLETSYFEAYNRDNVHLVDLSETPLVRVTETGLRTTARDYDFDIIVYATGFDAITGAYDLIDITGIGGAKLADKWKQAPSTFLGMMVHGFPNLLMPTGPQSASASTNFPRGIENGVNWCTNLLQYMWDRGYTRADATLEAQQRWTAHVAKMYEIMLMRKAKSWFTGYNSNVAGHEEGTVRYFVYNGGTPKFLGIINGVAAGEYEEIEFRAGAGSTVQAAAAVGRPA
- a CDS encoding NUDIX domain-containing protein yields the protein MPQRSAGLLMFRRRRGIAEVLLVHPGGPFWTKKDDAAWSIPKGLYEEGENPLSAAKREFEEETGQRPVGTFIELGVFKQPSGKHVSAWALEGEFDLAAFKSNTFAMEWPPRSGRLAEFPEADRAGWFALKEAFRKITKGQQPVLNSLIEKLGLPKPDFS
- a CDS encoding mismatch-specific DNA-glycosylase, whose amino-acid sequence is MPDNNLHRLPDQLRANLRLVFVGTAASTRSATVGHYYAHPRNRFWRALHEAGITPRRYRPDEFTALLELGIGFTDLSKTGAGMDHEIARGSFDVAGFRTKIEMVRPNTIAFTSRKAASLFYDRPTSALALGRQPAINGFPDVFVLSSPSGAASGHWTLQPWRELAQWITEP
- a CDS encoding YeeE/YedE family protein — encoded protein: MHDFTPLSGLAGGALIGLAAALLMLLTGRIAGVTGIVGGLLQPDTADRAWRIAFIAGLIAAPLIAALFGAPLPRPAMNASLVVIAIAGLLVGFGTRMGNGCTSGHGVCGFARLSSRSIVATFIFMTAAIITVAIVRHGIGG
- a CDS encoding DUF6691 family protein codes for the protein MRVLASFVCGLIFGAGLLISGMTDPQKVLGFLDLFGAWDATLAFVMAGAVAVAATGFAIARQRTAPAFSARFLWPDRNDIDAPLVGGAVLFGIGWGLAGICPGPALVNLAGLSLPIVVFVVAMLAGMIGQNLFGKNPWRRRTLAASAVDTASLPSRADG
- a CDS encoding RidA family protein, with product MTEIKHFPPPPGVTAPPLSFGARVGDLLFISGIPGFDANRELPDGFEAQFANVVTNFRRVLTEAGATMRDLVKVNVLLTRASDVATMNVLYAGAFGPAPYPARTTCVVVALPNPKMLIEIEGVAHVKG